The following are encoded together in the bacterium genome:
- a CDS encoding trypsin-like peptidase domain-containing protein encodes MRSRLRLVADRDAADAPVAGPQEQPAARPRANDDADLLDAYSRAVTRVAEVVSPSVVNIEVRHAQRRADAGSGSGFVVTPDGFIVTNSHVVHGAAEIAVTLSDGRRLQAELTGDDPGTDLAVVRVHGEVGPPVRFGDSQRIRVGQLAIAIGNPYGFQCTVTAGVVSALGRSLRGAGGRLIDDVVQTDAALNPGNSGGPLVDSRGAVIGVNTAIIRPAQGLCFAIASRTAEFVAGRLIRDGRIRRGWIGVAGQNVPVQRRVVRFHGLGAESGVRVAAIEPGSPAARAGLREGDVIVRFNDAVVGGIDDLQRLLTEEHVGARARVAALRGTECLTLDVEPREAPAPR; translated from the coding sequence ATGCGTTCCCGTCTTCGTCTGGTCGCCGATCGCGACGCCGCCGACGCGCCGGTGGCTGGCCCGCAGGAGCAGCCGGCGGCGCGGCCGCGGGCGAACGACGACGCCGACTTGCTCGATGCCTACTCGCGCGCCGTCACCCGGGTGGCGGAGGTCGTCAGCCCGTCGGTGGTGAACATCGAGGTGCGCCACGCGCAGCGCCGCGCCGACGCCGGCAGCGGCTCGGGCTTCGTGGTCACGCCCGACGGCTTCATCGTCACCAACAGCCACGTCGTCCACGGCGCCGCCGAGATCGCGGTCACCCTGTCGGACGGCCGCCGGCTGCAGGCGGAGCTCACCGGCGACGATCCCGGCACCGACCTGGCGGTGGTGCGGGTGCACGGCGAGGTCGGACCGCCGGTGCGCTTCGGCGACTCGCAGCGCATTCGCGTCGGCCAGTTGGCGATCGCGATCGGCAACCCCTACGGCTTCCAGTGCACGGTGACCGCCGGCGTCGTCAGCGCCCTCGGCCGCTCGTTGCGCGGCGCCGGCGGCCGGCTGATCGACGACGTCGTGCAGACCGACGCGGCGCTCAACCCCGGCAACTCGGGCGGCCCGCTGGTCGACTCGCGCGGCGCGGTGATCGGGGTCAACACCGCGATCATCCGCCCCGCCCAGGGGCTGTGCTTCGCCATCGCCTCGCGCACCGCCGAGTTCGTCGCCGGCCGTCTGATCCGCGACGGCCGCATCCGCCGCGGCTGGATCGGCGTCGCCGGCCAGAACGTGCCGGTGCAGCGCCGCGTCGTGCGCTTCCACGGCCTCGGCGCCGAGAGCGGCGTGCGCGTCGCCGCGATCGAGCCGGGCAGCCCGGCGGCGCGCGCCGGCTTGCGCGAGGGGGACGTCATCGTCCGTTTCAACGACGCGGTCGTCGGTGGCATCGACGATCTGCAGCGGCTGCTCACCGAGGAGCACGTCGGGGCCCGTGCGCGGGTGGCCGCGCTGCGCGGCACCGAGTGTCTGACCCTTGACGTCGAGCCGCGGGAGGCGCCGGCACCGCGATGA
- a CDS encoding alpha/beta hydrolase, translating to MASPLATWTATLVALTAMARPADRLVFFPSRELDGGTPAVYGLAYEDVALTAADGVALHAWWVPAPAPRRSVLFLHGNAGNISHRLDKLAVLNGLDASVLLLDYRGYGRSAGAPDEAGTYRDADAAYAWMRGRGIAADEIVVYGESLGGPIAADLASRQPIGGLVLESAPSSVLGVAQHHYPLLPVRWFLSVRYDALARLPAVRAPVLIMHSPRDEIVPFAMAEALYAAAPGRKRLVRLDGGHNDAFVVAAEVYQAALREFLLGR from the coding sequence GTGGCGAGCCCGCTGGCGACCTGGACCGCGACCCTGGTAGCGCTCACCGCCATGGCGCGTCCCGCCGATCGCCTCGTCTTCTTCCCCAGCCGCGAGCTCGACGGCGGAACCCCCGCGGTCTACGGTCTCGCCTACGAAGACGTGGCGCTGACCGCCGCCGACGGCGTCGCCCTCCACGCCTGGTGGGTGCCGGCGCCGGCGCCGCGCCGCAGCGTCCTCTTCCTGCACGGCAACGCCGGCAACATCAGCCATCGCCTCGACAAATTGGCGGTGCTGAACGGGCTCGACGCCTCCGTGCTGCTGCTCGACTATCGCGGCTACGGCCGCAGCGCCGGCGCGCCCGACGAGGCCGGCACCTATCGTGACGCCGATGCCGCCTACGCCTGGATGCGGGGCCGCGGCATCGCGGCGGACGAGATCGTCGTCTACGGCGAATCGCTCGGCGGGCCGATCGCCGCCGATCTCGCGTCGCGCCAGCCGATCGGCGGCCTGGTGCTCGAGAGCGCGCCGAGCAGCGTCCTCGGGGTCGCGCAGCACCACTATCCGCTGCTGCCGGTGCGCTGGTTCCTGTCGGTGCGCTACGACGCCCTGGCGCGCCTGCCCGCCGTCCGCGCCCCGGTGCTGATCATGCACAGCCCGCGCGACGAGATCGTGCCCTTCGCGATGGCCGAGGCGCTGTACGCCGCGGCGCCGGGGCGCAAGCGGCTGGTGCGTCTCGACGGCGGCCACAACGACGCCTTCGTCGTCGCGGCGGAGGTGTACCAGGCGGCGCTGCGCGAGTTCCTGCTCGGGCGCTGA
- the egtB gene encoding ergothioneine biosynthesis protein EgtB gives MPTTVELAARYRAVRGETERLRAPLTPEDCQAQSMPDASPVKWHLAHTTWFFETFLLEPGRSAYQPFHPTFRVLFNSYYQGVGEQHPRPQRGLLTRPSLDEVLAYRAHVDRALLDWLAGDDATVVALTPVLEIGLHHEQQHQELLLTDVKHLFGANPLAPAYAAPPPPASTAAARPFGWRAVDGGVREIGAASDGFAFDNERPRHAVLLEPFELATRLTTSGEYAAFIADGGYRRPELWLADGWSARQARGWEAPLYWEQRDGEWHELTLGGRRRVDPLAPVCHVSFYEADAFATWAGARLPTEVEWETAAAGRPVHGNLLDSGRLHPTPVGANGSDIAQLYGDVWEWTRSAYAPYPGFRPLAGTLGEYNGKFMCNQLVLRGGSCATPADHVRATYRNFFPPDARWQFSGIRLAR, from the coding sequence ATGCCGACGACCGTCGAGCTCGCGGCGCGCTACCGGGCGGTGCGCGGCGAAACCGAGCGCCTGCGCGCTCCGCTGACGCCGGAGGACTGCCAGGCGCAGTCGATGCCCGACGCCAGCCCGGTGAAGTGGCACCTGGCCCACACCACCTGGTTCTTCGAGACCTTCCTCCTCGAACCGGGGCGTTCCGCCTACCAGCCGTTCCACCCCACCTTCCGGGTGCTGTTCAACTCCTACTACCAGGGCGTCGGCGAGCAGCACCCGCGGCCGCAACGCGGCCTGCTCACGCGACCGTCACTCGACGAGGTGCTCGCCTATCGCGCCCACGTCGACCGCGCCCTCCTCGACTGGCTGGCCGGCGATGACGCGACCGTCGTGGCGCTGACGCCGGTGCTCGAGATCGGCCTGCACCACGAGCAACAGCACCAGGAGCTGCTGCTCACCGACGTCAAGCACCTCTTCGGCGCCAATCCGCTGGCGCCGGCGTATGCCGCGCCACCGCCGCCGGCGTCGACGGCGGCGGCGCGGCCGTTCGGATGGCGTGCGGTGGACGGGGGCGTGCGCGAGATCGGCGCCGCGTCCGACGGCTTCGCCTTCGACAACGAGCGTCCCCGCCACGCCGTGCTGCTCGAACCGTTCGAGCTGGCGACGCGCCTGACCACCAGCGGCGAGTACGCCGCGTTCATCGCCGACGGCGGCTACCGGCGGCCGGAGCTGTGGCTCGCCGACGGCTGGTCGGCGCGGCAGGCGCGCGGCTGGGAGGCGCCGCTCTACTGGGAGCAGCGCGACGGCGAGTGGCACGAGCTCACGCTCGGCGGCCGGCGGCGGGTCGATCCGCTGGCCCCGGTCTGCCACGTCAGCTTCTACGAGGCCGACGCCTTCGCCACCTGGGCCGGGGCGCGCCTGCCCACCGAGGTCGAGTGGGAGACCGCCGCGGCGGGGCGGCCGGTGCACGGCAACCTGCTCGACAGCGGCCGCCTGCATCCGACGCCGGTCGGCGCCAACGGCAGCGACATCGCCCAGCTCTACGGCGACGTCTGGGAATGGACGCGCAGCGCCTACGCCCCCTATCCCGGCTTTCGCCCGCTCGCCGGCACCCTCGGCGAGTACAATGGCAAATTCATGTGCAACCAGTTGGTGCTGCGCGGCGGCTCGTGCGCCACCCCCGCCGATCACGTCCGCGCCACCTACCGCAACTTCTTCCCCCCCGACGCCCGCTGGCAGTTCAGCGGCATCCGCCTGGCTCGCTGA